In Setaria italica strain Yugu1 chromosome IX, Setaria_italica_v2.0, whole genome shotgun sequence, the genomic stretch ATTAATCCTCCAAATTTTGTCCCTGTACTGACGAACCTTGATATGGAATAGAAACTCCTTCCTCTCAAAGAAAACATATTGTTTTCCAGGAACAATCAAAGGTCTCATTTTATCAATTGAAGTGATTTTTTTAATCGTGCATGTTTAAAGTATTCCGGCCAAGTTGAACTAGCCTAATGCGGAGGCGGCTTTGGCCGTCATGTTTAGTTTACTAATCCTCCAAAACTTATTCCTGCACTGATGAACGTTGATATGGAATAGAAACTCCTTCCTCTAAAAGATGTCATTTTATCAATTGCAGTGATTTTTTTATCATGTACACCCTCCGTTCCAagttgtaggtcgttttagctttttttagttcatagatattattatgcatctagacatagtgtatgtctaggtacataataatatttataaatttagaaaagtcaaaacttaggtgcataataatatctggATATAATGTATGTTATAGTATGTTTTCCGACCAAGTTGAACTAGCCTGATGGCTGCCTCGAGCCCAAGCAGTTTTTTATTGTCTAAGAGAGGAAATTTTAGTTGTAAGGATGTCCGTAGATAGGTCTAgttggtactccctccattccaaattataagtcattccaactttcttgaagagtcaaagcatcttaagtttgacaaaatttatataataaagtactaacattcataataccaaataagtatcattagtttcttcattaaatatattttcctagtatatctatttggtgccGTAAATCTTTgtaatcctctctataatttaggtcaaatataaaataatttgactcttcagagaaagttggaatgacttataatttggaattggAATGGTTCTTGAACCGCGACAAAACTTAACAGTAGATGCAGGTAGGCATGCAAGTGGGTCAGTATTGGGTCAACCAGTGTCCAACCCACTCAACCCAATATGAAAAGTCGTAAGTAATGGGTTGATCCAAAACTAAGCACGAGATTACCCAAAAACCAGTGGGTTACCAAAAAAACATTGTTTAACTATGCAGCAGCACGAAGAAATCGATCGCCAGGCGCGTCATCTCAGGCCATGAGTGCAGCGTCCACGCCGTGGCTCACCACCTGCCTGTAAGATGGTCCAATCCTCACAGCGCTGCCGTCACCGCCGCGCATCGTCATCGATGCCCTCGAGCGAGATCACCGGCGTCTCTTCACTGAAGCTGTTGTGCAGCACCTTGGGCCATTCATCTTCCTCACTGTGCATCACGCGCGAGTCTGAAGCTCCATTCCTATTAGCTGCTCTCCATCTCCACTACTAGGTCCACTACTGCATCTGCATGACCATCGATGTCCATGGCAATCACAAGGGGTTGTTTGGTaatagggtgttaaaatttaacacccgtcacatcggatgtttggatgctaattaggagtattaaatatagcctaattacaaaactaattgcacagatgaagtgtaatttacgagacaaatctattaagcctaattagtctatgatttgataatgtggtgctacaataaccatttgctaatgatggattaattaggcttaatagattcgtctcgcgaattagcatagggttctgcaattagttttataattagctcatgtttagttctcctaattagcatccgaacatccgatgtgacactattaaagtttagcacctcatatccaaataCCCCCGAAATCGAGGTCCCTGATGCCCGAATCGGTGATGACCTCCCAGATCTTTTGAACCTAGTGCACCGTATTCTCCTCTTTCCCTGCGCCTTAAGCACCATCACCCACACAGTAGAACCACCGGTATCCGTGCCCGAGCACGGCTCCGATCGCAACAGGTCTGGCGACTGAAACGGATCCGAATTCCTATTTCTGAGAATCCAAACCTACGCACCTCCATGATAGTCCTAGGAAGGCTATCACGTGTgaatccctatctcagatagtacaaatccatactaacataaaaaataaaaagtggTAACAGGGTaataatatcataaatattgAGTATATCACCTCGGCACATGCAGGCACAAGTCTATCAGGACTGAATCATAAAAGATAAAATACCTACGTAGCGGAAACATGAGTTATAGCGAGCACCATCTCCGGAGGCAACTTGAGCGAGGGACCATCCCTAATCTTCCCATCCATCattgtcgaagtcgtagtcgggcTCCGACCCTGAAAAGCTACCATCTACTCGAGAAGCGGgcaggccatgtcaactcccaatagcagcaagccaaggaaacCGGGGAATAATATACTATATGCATGAGCaaacctatatatggttgtagaagtttatgcagcagcagcaacagcaatcaaggatgcatcaaagtaataccatctccgaggtcaacacTTCATATCAAGGAATCAAGGAAGTCGTCACAAATCActagatccttcacccaagaatccagcacccaaacactctaggcgatgtgagagctccctccccTGACATCTCAACGACAAATgccggcctatctcaaaaaagggaggtagaagaatagtataagtctagtcagaagtagcaGTAGTCAACAGCACTGTCCATAACCAATGGACACGGACTATAGTTATAGGTTTATACACtatgcagaggttgtacatctatACCCGCACGGCTGGAGCCTGAACGGGGATCAgccgtccaaaccccacctaacaaTCGGAGCCCTAGTAGGTGGCTAGCAGTCTCCTGTTTCCTCGAGTTTGGAACCGTCCTCAACTGCAAGGCACGCCGTCACCAGTTGAAGACCTCAAAGTTATGAAACCTACCCATGTCGGGGTGCAGTCTGGTCGGAGCAGGTCAACGCCTTGAACTCCTtacactgatcctccaatccaccTACAAgctgagcactatccaccactagtctcgaACCGAACCCTGTCCATAACAAAGCGAAAGGTATGTACGTAAATAGATActgtgactggtggtaaactgactcggtcGTTAGGGACCGAGAGCGAGCACTCAACTCCACAaagtatgtgccgaagcacctgaaacgtacaagtacgccacctgctcttcagtgtcaaacaaggtacccgccaCAGGCACAGGGGGTGGAAAGAGTCCAGAATGCTCTTCCCTAGCAAGGCACTCCTTAGTACTAACCGCGGCTCGATCCCGCCAAAACACGCCAAGGGATCACAATCACTCAGAAAACACGCGAGAGTGtacaaggaatcccatcaccaaaaccATGGCATATGCCCATCCTAACTcaaaagtatgtatatggatataagtaAGTTGGACTAGCTATGCGTCTATAGCTAGTCCACAAGtcctgtgttgacaccgaatcatcggacttctataattttggaacatgaagccttcgtacttcgaaactggggggcctgtgttgataCCAAATTTTAATCGAATCCCTTAATACAGAATATGAGGCCATTGGTGTCATATGCGACTAGTCTCTGCATGCGTATATATATTGGAAGGTACTAATCAATATGTGAGTTGATCAAGGAAAAATCTGGTACGTACATGCAAGTTGGCTGAAACAAGCAATGCATATTAGAGGCTCACGtgtggaagaaagaaggagcaAGGACCTGATGGAAGTATGAAAAAGGAAGCTTAATTAATTAGGACTTTACGTAAGGAAAGTTAGAGTCCGTGTatcttaatatttctttttgtttagaTATTTCGTATCAGGTAGTTTTGATACGGTTCCTTCTAGGAGTTGTTAGTTCagagtataaatatgtacctccggtcattgtaaaatcatcacacgatcaataaacaaacatatttacctttacctttcgacttcacgccattgccctaggagtaggattaatgtagcttctcgacgagttccttctagcaagctgggctccatcgacctcgatctccggcaagctgcaagttcccgtcatcaggtgtactagacttcaactttcgggcgcatcgctgtcattgggtctggtttcatctaccagttatcaagtatcttggatctttgacttacgacgcatcgcttctgtctcgatctacggtattcaccagttatcccaccttgattaagcttgcatcggttgatatttatctgttctatcatcttgctgtttacgacatattaattgttattaattatgtcggaatagacgatagatctgtTTTGAATAGCccgttgcatcttaatcttagTTACCCTCGAGTGCCGAATTGAGTTTCATTATGATTAGATTCATCGGTTGGCAGGGTTTAGACTGACGTCCTGCTATGTGTTTCTAGGATGCAACTACCAGGCGCATCGTTGTGGTTTCgcctagaaatattggtggtgacgttagtttagatcccatcggcttgtggctctggctATGATGGAGCAAGAACTCGACGGTGCTCTGTCTCCTATCGGCTCTCTAGCTGATGGTTATCACATCAAGGATCATATCGGCCCGATCGaccgactccatcgaacttcgagagaattatctccaccttgtcagttgaatggtcaaactgactggcacgcccgcgcacaccacgcgcgccgatttgaattttgcactggagttaagcagatctcccaggtcctcatgtggtgatgcagggtccaccaccgtcaggattttgcgtcaacacaagGAAAACAAGATAATCAATTATCAAGGTATGGCTAGAAACACAGGCtatgcaatcaatcatcatccaGGCATCATAAACAAAGCGTCAGCAACTACgtatgcataggatctataagATTGGGAGTGACATAACACCTTGTTCGTCATTGTTGAAGTCCTCTCCGGTGAAGTCAGGGTCCTGGTAGTCCTCAGGGTCGTAGCTCGGTCTTCAGGATCCCCCGAATCCTTTGGTTCCTAGATGCACAATTAAAATAAATACTGAGGATCTATTTGCAATTAAACTCCAAAAGAGAAGCAATAAAGATCCAAATAACTCCAAAAGCTAGTCTAACGGGTGCTCCATGATTTTAGATAATTAACAAAactgatttcatatttttctaagctAGGGTTAATTCGTTAGATATTTTTAGATTCTGAAACACCTTATGAATTTAATTAATTTCGAAAAGGCACAAAAGACACAAGTCCACTTGTATGAGGGCCACATGTTAGCTTTTGGTTGGTCCACCTATGGTTGCTAACGGTAGCAGTGAGTCCTGCTAGAGTCAGCATTGACTAGTCAACGGTCACTGCTGACCAAGTCAGAGGGCAAAGTCAAAGTTCAGCTGGACCCCACGAGTCATCATGTGGGCCTGTATGTTAGTTGGTACTAGGTTAGGCAGTCAGCGGTTTCTCATACCAATGGGTCCCAACGTTTAGTCCGTGGGTCCCTTTGGTCAGCGGGAGAAGCCGGGCAGGCGCGGATCTGCTCTAGGCGGTGCAACAAAGCGTTGGTGAGGGTCTTGGCACAAGGCTTGGCAGCAAGTAAGAAGGATTAAGGCTCATGGTTACATGTACAtggcttagagcaactccaagagttccccaaaaaattcttccccaaaacgagttattgggggctatgctaaaaaattttcccccaaaaaatATATCAGTCCATAGCAGAACGCTAAAAACTATCCCCCAATAATTTAAAACAGACCACGTCATCATAATTGGACCCATTACTTGAGCTACCCACCTCCCATGGCGCGCGCAGGGGACAGCTCCCCCTCGCGACATCCTCCTACTCCGCGCGCGGCCCCTCGCGATCTCCTGCTCATCCTGTTCATACTTGGCAACTTGATAACCCAGGTAATCACACATCCTGTTCATGCATAAGGAAGAGTTGTCTCGGTTTGCTGTACCACTGCATGTATACGTGAGGGAATGAACGAGCAAATGGCCACGCGGTCGCCATGGTAGCTCAGGTGGATCAGCTTCTAGATCACCACGCGGGACCTGTCCTTGAGCGTCGCATTGAACACCTCGCCGAACCCGCCGGACCCTACCAAGCTGCCGGCGGAGAACCCATTCGTCACCTCTATCAGCTGCGTGAAGGTGAGCCACCGGAGCTGACGCTGGAACGTGGTCAAGTTGATGCTCAGCGCCTCCTTCTCCGCCTTGCCCAGCTTCCAGACCATCGCCGTGAGGGTATCGTCCTGGAGGTTGCTCAGCATCCGCACCTCGCGCGCCTCCttccgccgcgcgcgtgccacCACGGCGCACACCGTCGCTAGGCCGCATGCCACCACGTCGGCGACGAGCATGGCGAGGATCGCGCCCCACGGGGCTCCGCACCGACCGCCGTCCGGCTCCGCTaggacggaggaggcggtggtccTCAGCGGCGGCCCGCACGGGAGCAGCGGCATGCCGC encodes the following:
- the LOC101786583 gene encoding brassinosteroid LRR receptor kinase BRL2-like, coding for MPLLPCGPPLRTTASSVLAEPDGGRCGAPWGAILAMLVADVVACGLATVCAVVARARRKEAREVRMLSNLQDDTLTAMVWKLGKAEKEALSINLTTFQRQLRWLTFTQLIEVTNGFSAGSLVGSGGFGEVFNATLKDRSRVVI